Proteins found in one Solitalea lacus genomic segment:
- a CDS encoding efflux RND transporter permease subunit, producing the protein MFNKFIQRPVLSIVISLIIVFLGVLAITHLPVTQFPSISPPKVNITAEYPGANNELLIKSVVIPLERALNGVPGMKYIASDAGNDGEATIQVIFNLGTDPNQASLNVQNRVAAVTNKLPPLVIREGIKISREESNMLMYINLYSKDPKMNENFLYNFADINVLSELKRVNGVGFADILGNREYAMRIWLKPDRMLAYKISAEEVMNALNEQSIEASPGKTGESSGKRSQAFEYVLKYPGRYTSKEGYGNIVLRSSSNGEILRLKDVAEIEFGSSMYDLYSTLNGKGSAAIVLKQAYGSNATQVIEDVKEKMKELKSKDFPKGLDYEISYDVSKFLDASIEKVVHTLVEAFILVGIVVFIFLGDWRSTIIPAIAVPVSLVGTFAFMQFFGITLNLITLFALVLAIGVVVDDAIVVIEAVHANMEKYHLSVLKATQRAMREISGAIIAITFLMAAVFIPVAFMSGPVGIFYRQFSITMATSIILSGLVALTLTPALCAIMLKNNHGKPKKKTLVDRFLDGFNRLFEKLSINYEIVLNKVVSRRIVTFGVLVAFCVGIVILNDNVPSGFIPNEDQGMVYAIIQTPPGSSLERTNQISEKLQKLAEGIDGVQSVSSLAGYEILTEGTGANSGTCLINLKDWSERKESSQEIIEELEEKSKDIAGASIEFFQPPAVPGYGAAGGFELRLLDKAGSGDYKKMETVSRDFVNELSKRPELSSVFTFYSASFPQYMLRIDNDIAQQKGITIENAMNTLSTLIGSNYETSFIKFGRQYKVMVQALPQYRALPEDVLKLYVKNDKGEMVPFSAFMKMEKVYGLSEITRHNMYNASEISGSAAPGYSSGEAIKAVNEVAAKTLPRGFGIDWAGISKDEVSRGNEAIYIFLICLGFVYLILAAQYESFILPLSVILSLPAGIFGAFLFLKLFGLENNIYAQVAMVMLIGLLGKNAVLIVEFAVQKHSEGVSVFRAAMEGAKVRFRPILMTSFAFIAGLIPLVVATGPGAIGNRTIGSAAAGGMLFGTVFGVVVIPGLYYIFGKIAERHKLIRIEDEQPLTEELENKLVDSHMAEIEDVLN; encoded by the coding sequence ATGTTTAATAAATTTATACAAAGGCCCGTCCTTTCTATAGTAATATCACTCATCATAGTGTTTTTGGGCGTACTGGCAATTACTCATTTGCCGGTAACTCAGTTTCCGTCCATTTCTCCGCCTAAGGTAAATATCACTGCAGAGTACCCGGGTGCTAACAATGAGCTCTTAATTAAATCAGTAGTAATACCTTTAGAAAGAGCCTTGAATGGTGTGCCTGGCATGAAGTATATTGCTTCGGATGCAGGAAACGACGGGGAAGCCACCATTCAGGTGATCTTCAATCTTGGTACTGATCCTAATCAGGCCTCGCTAAACGTGCAAAATCGTGTAGCAGCCGTAACCAATAAGCTTCCGCCGTTGGTAATTCGTGAAGGTATCAAGATTAGTCGCGAAGAATCCAATATGTTGATGTACATCAACCTTTACAGCAAAGACCCTAAAATGAATGAAAACTTCCTTTACAACTTTGCGGACATTAATGTCCTGTCGGAGTTGAAAAGGGTAAACGGAGTTGGCTTTGCTGATATTTTGGGTAACAGGGAATACGCTATGCGAATTTGGCTAAAACCTGATCGCATGCTGGCTTATAAAATCTCTGCTGAAGAGGTGATGAATGCTTTGAACGAACAGAGTATTGAAGCCTCGCCGGGCAAAACCGGAGAGAGTTCGGGTAAGCGTTCTCAAGCCTTTGAATATGTATTAAAATATCCGGGTAGATATACCTCTAAAGAAGGGTATGGAAATATAGTATTGCGCTCAAGTTCTAATGGCGAAATACTAAGGTTAAAGGATGTTGCCGAGATAGAATTTGGCAGCTCAATGTATGACCTGTACTCAACGCTTAATGGAAAAGGTTCTGCAGCTATCGTTTTAAAACAGGCTTATGGAAGTAATGCAACTCAGGTTATTGAGGACGTCAAAGAGAAAATGAAGGAACTCAAATCGAAAGATTTTCCTAAAGGTTTGGATTATGAGATCAGTTACGACGTTTCAAAGTTCCTGGATGCTTCTATCGAAAAAGTAGTGCATACCTTGGTTGAGGCCTTTATCCTGGTAGGTATTGTGGTCTTCATTTTCCTGGGCGACTGGCGATCTACCATTATTCCGGCCATTGCCGTTCCGGTTTCTCTTGTAGGAACATTTGCTTTCATGCAATTCTTTGGCATCACGCTTAACTTAATAACACTGTTTGCATTGGTTTTGGCCATTGGGGTCGTGGTGGATGATGCCATTGTGGTGATTGAAGCCGTGCACGCCAATATGGAAAAATATCACCTCTCCGTATTGAAGGCCACCCAACGGGCTATGCGTGAAATCAGCGGAGCAATTATAGCTATTACCTTCTTAATGGCGGCTGTATTTATTCCTGTGGCTTTCATGTCAGGTCCTGTAGGTATTTTCTATCGCCAGTTTTCCATCACTATGGCTACATCGATTATCCTTTCAGGATTAGTAGCGCTTACTTTAACTCCTGCACTTTGTGCGATAATGTTAAAGAATAACCATGGAAAACCTAAAAAGAAAACACTTGTAGATAGATTTTTAGATGGCTTTAATCGTTTGTTTGAGAAGTTATCCATTAATTATGAGATCGTATTAAATAAGGTTGTAAGCAGACGCATTGTAACTTTTGGAGTTTTAGTGGCGTTTTGTGTTGGTATCGTCATCTTAAATGACAATGTGCCTTCAGGCTTTATTCCTAACGAAGATCAGGGAATGGTTTATGCCATTATTCAAACGCCTCCGGGGTCCTCTTTGGAAAGAACAAATCAAATCTCGGAAAAGCTGCAGAAACTTGCTGAAGGCATTGATGGTGTACAATCGGTTTCTTCACTGGCCGGTTATGAGATTTTGACAGAAGGTACCGGTGCCAACTCGGGTACGTGTTTGATCAATTTAAAGGATTGGAGTGAACGCAAAGAATCTTCGCAGGAGATCATTGAAGAACTTGAGGAAAAATCAAAAGATATTGCCGGTGCCAGTATTGAGTTTTTCCAACCGCCGGCAGTACCCGGCTATGGAGCAGCAGGTGGTTTTGAGTTGCGCTTATTGGATAAAGCCGGAAGTGGCGACTACAAAAAAATGGAAACCGTAAGTAGGGATTTTGTCAATGAGCTAAGTAAACGTCCTGAATTGTCATCTGTATTTACGTTCTATAGCGCAAGTTTCCCTCAGTACATGCTACGCATTGACAATGATATTGCTCAGCAGAAAGGAATAACTATTGAAAATGCCATGAACACCCTTTCGACGCTCATTGGTAGTAACTACGAAACCAGTTTTATCAAATTCGGACGTCAGTATAAGGTGATGGTGCAGGCCCTGCCTCAATATCGTGCTTTGCCTGAAGATGTATTAAAGCTTTATGTGAAAAATGATAAAGGTGAAATGGTTCCGTTTTCAGCATTTATGAAGATGGAGAAAGTTTATGGCTTATCTGAAATTACACGTCATAACATGTATAATGCTTCTGAAATCAGTGGATCGGCTGCGCCAGGGTATAGTAGTGGTGAGGCTATTAAAGCTGTAAATGAAGTTGCTGCTAAAACATTGCCAAGAGGTTTCGGTATTGACTGGGCAGGTATTTCTAAAGATGAAGTATCAAGAGGAAACGAGGCCATCTATATATTCCTTATTTGTTTGGGCTTTGTTTACCTCATTTTGGCGGCGCAGTACGAAAGTTTCATCTTACCATTGTCGGTTATTCTTTCCTTACCTGCAGGGATTTTTGGAGCCTTCTTATTCCTGAAATTATTTGGGCTGGAGAATAATATTTACGCTCAGGTAGCAATGGTTATGCTAATTGGTTTGTTAGGCAAGAACGCTGTGTTGATTGTTGAATTTGCAGTACAGAAGCACAGTGAAGGAGTTTCGGTATTTCGAGCTGCAATGGAAGGGGCTAAGGTTAGGTTCCGTCCGATTTTAATGACCTCATTTGCTTTTATCGCTGGATTAATTCCATTGGTGGTGGCCACCGGTCCCGGGGCAATTGGAAACCGTACCATCGGATCTGCTGCGGCAGGAGGTATGTTGTTCGGTACCGTGTTCGGGGTTGTTGTGATACCTGGTTTGTATTACATCTTTGGTAAGATTGCTGAAAGACATAAACTGATCAGAATTGAAGACGAACAGCCATTAACTGAAGAGCTTGAAAACAAATTAGTTGATAGTCATATGGCTGAAATTGAAGATGTATTAAACTGA
- a CDS encoding efflux RND transporter periplasmic adaptor subunit, whose protein sequence is MKRIVMLAGFCALLYNTSCKQAKEEKEEKNKYAVTSPVIIDTSFTKEYVSQIRSVRNIEIRAQEKGYLQNIYVDEGQSVKAGQLLFRIMPKIYEAELLKAQAEAKASEIEYENTKSLADKNIVSKNELAMAKANLDKAKAEVALASVHLSFTEIRAPFDGTIDRIPLKLGSLIDEGELLTSLSDNSQVFSYFNVSEPEYLNYQSSTNKGQKQKVSLVLANNEVLKTKGEVETIESEFDNETGNIAFRARFSNPNQLLRNGETGKVQMVVPIKNALVIPQKATYELQDKIFVFVVDKNNVVKSREITVTSHLPDIYIVSNGLNASDKILLEGVQKVKDDDKIAYDFQDPKDVISQLKLKTE, encoded by the coding sequence ATGAAAAGAATTGTAATGCTTGCAGGTTTTTGTGCCTTGCTGTACAATACAAGTTGTAAACAAGCTAAAGAAGAGAAAGAAGAAAAAAATAAGTATGCTGTTACAAGTCCAGTGATAATAGATACTTCATTCACAAAGGAATACGTTTCGCAAATCCGCTCAGTTCGTAATATCGAGATTAGAGCACAGGAAAAAGGTTATTTACAAAATATATATGTTGATGAGGGTCAATCGGTAAAGGCTGGTCAATTATTATTTAGGATTATGCCTAAAATTTATGAGGCAGAATTGTTGAAAGCCCAGGCAGAAGCAAAAGCTTCGGAAATTGAGTACGAAAACACCAAATCTTTGGCCGATAAAAATATAGTCTCAAAAAATGAATTGGCAATGGCCAAAGCCAATCTGGATAAGGCAAAGGCTGAAGTTGCGCTTGCAAGTGTGCATCTTTCATTTACTGAAATCAGGGCTCCGTTTGATGGTACTATTGACCGTATTCCGTTAAAACTGGGGAGTTTAATTGATGAAGGCGAATTGCTGACCAGTCTTTCAGATAACAGTCAGGTGTTTTCTTATTTTAATGTTTCTGAGCCGGAGTATTTAAACTACCAAAGCAGCACTAATAAAGGGCAGAAACAAAAAGTTAGCTTAGTTTTGGCCAATAATGAAGTGCTGAAAACCAAAGGCGAAGTAGAGACCATTGAAAGTGAGTTCGATAACGAAACTGGAAACATTGCGTTTAGGGCACGATTCTCTAACCCGAATCAGTTGTTGAGAAATGGTGAAACTGGAAAAGTGCAAATGGTTGTGCCGATCAAAAATGCACTTGTCATTCCTCAAAAAGCTACTTACGAGCTACAGGATAAAATCTTTGTATTTGTTGTGGATAAGAATAACGTAGTAAAATCGAGAGAAATTACTGTGACTTCACACCTTCCTGATATCTATATTGTTAGCAACGGCTTAAATGCGTCGGATAAAATCTTACTTGAAGGAGTGCAAAAAGTTAAAGACGACGATAAAATCGCCTACGACTTTCAAGATCCTAAAGACGTCATAAGTCAGTTAAAGCTAAAAACGGAATAG
- the odhB gene encoding 2-oxoglutarate dehydrogenase complex dihydrolipoyllysine-residue succinyltransferase — protein sequence MAIEMKVPAVGESITEVTLSRWIKNDGEYVEMDEVIAELESDKATFELTAEKAGVLKTLAAEGDTIPVGAVICAIEEGAAAPSAAPAKEEKAVAASAPAAVAAATNSYAAGHPSPAAAKILAEKGIDPNDINGTGKDGRVTKEDAEKAQKAATTTAPAKAAAVAAPAVPAGPRAEKREKMSNLRKTVAKRLVAVKNETAMLTTFNEVDMSPIMEIRAKYKDKFKEKHGVGLGFMSFFTKAVCEALKEFPAVNARIDGEEIVYSQFVDCSIAVSAPKGLVVPVIRNADSMTLAEIEKEVIALATKARDNKLSIEEMTGGTFTITNGGVFGSMMSTPIINAPQSAILGMHNIVERPVAVNGQVVIRPMMYVALSYDHRIIDGRESVGFLVRVKQLLEDPTRLLLSV from the coding sequence ATGGCCATAGAAATGAAAGTGCCCGCCGTGGGCGAATCAATAACCGAAGTAACCTTATCTCGCTGGATTAAAAATGATGGCGAGTATGTTGAAATGGATGAAGTGATTGCCGAGTTAGAATCAGACAAGGCAACTTTTGAATTAACTGCAGAAAAGGCTGGTGTTTTAAAAACATTAGCTGCTGAAGGCGATACTATTCCTGTTGGCGCTGTAATTTGTGCAATTGAAGAAGGAGCAGCTGCTCCTTCTGCAGCTCCGGCAAAAGAAGAAAAAGCTGTTGCCGCTTCAGCTCCAGCCGCTGTTGCTGCTGCAACCAACAGTTATGCTGCCGGACATCCTTCGCCTGCTGCTGCTAAAATTTTGGCAGAAAAAGGTATCGATCCAAATGATATAAACGGAACCGGTAAAGATGGTCGCGTAACAAAAGAAGATGCTGAAAAGGCTCAGAAGGCTGCTACAACTACTGCTCCGGCTAAGGCTGCAGCTGTTGCTGCCCCTGCAGTTCCAGCAGGCCCTCGTGCTGAAAAACGTGAAAAAATGTCGAATCTTCGTAAAACGGTTGCAAAACGCTTAGTAGCTGTTAAGAACGAAACTGCGATGTTAACTACTTTTAATGAAGTGGATATGTCGCCAATTATGGAGATTCGTGCTAAATACAAAGATAAATTCAAAGAAAAACATGGTGTTGGTTTAGGCTTTATGTCATTCTTTACCAAAGCTGTGTGCGAAGCATTAAAAGAATTCCCTGCTGTTAATGCCCGTATTGACGGTGAGGAAATTGTGTACAGCCAGTTTGTTGACTGTTCAATTGCGGTCTCAGCACCTAAAGGATTGGTAGTTCCGGTAATCCGTAACGCCGATTCAATGACTTTGGCTGAGATTGAAAAAGAAGTTATTGCCCTTGCGACTAAAGCTCGTGATAATAAACTTTCAATTGAAGAAATGACCGGTGGAACTTTCACCATTACTAACGGTGGTGTGTTCGGTTCAATGATGTCAACCCCGATTATTAATGCGCCGCAATCGGCAATTTTGGGTATGCACAATATCGTTGAGCGTCCGGTTGCTGTAAATGGTCAGGTGGTTATTCGCCCAATGATGTACGTAGCCCTTTCTTATGATCACCGCATTATTGATGGTCGTGAATCTGTAGGCTTCTTGGTACGCGTAAAACAATTATTAGAAGATCCTACTCGTTTGTTATTGAGCGTGTAG
- a CDS encoding 2-oxoglutarate dehydrogenase E1 component produces the protein MDNLTYLTNAHSSYIESLYQQYKNDPASVDFSWQKFFEGFELGKSDGGAEVPVSNEHFDKEMKVLNMINGYRQRGHLFTKTNPVRERMKFFPGKELETFGLSDADLDTVFNAGAEVGLGPTTLKNIRQLLEETYCESIGAEYKYIRNPEKMKWFEERMEKSRNKQQFSVDEKKRILHKLNQAVVFENFLHTKFLGQKRFSLEGAEAVIPALDSVIEKGADLGIQEFVIGMAHRGRLNVLANVMNKTYKNIFTEFEGKNYDESAPFGGDVKYHMGFSTDVQTAGGKDVHLSLCPNPSHLETVDAVVTGIARAKIDQKYSNDYTKLAPILIHGDASVAGQGIVYEVLQMAKLDAYKTGGTIHLVINNQVGFTTNYRDARSSTYCTDIAKVTLSPVFHVNGDDVEAVVYAINLAMEYRQKFHNDVFIDILCYRRYGHNEGDEPRFTQPTLYKAIEKHPNPREIYNEKLMKQGEVDATLAKEMDKSFRKMLQERLDEVKQESPVFNKPDLQGPWKGMRFATPEDFVKSVDTGVAEKTLIDLGNKITALPKDKKFINKIEKLFAERKKMVNETKSLDWAMGELLAYASLVNEGFRVRFTGEDVERGTFSHRHAIVKVEESDEEYNPIQATVATENAPFDIYNSHLSEYGVLGFEYGYAMASPNTLTIWEAQFGDFVNGAQIVIDQYIAAAETKWQRSNGLVMLLPHGFEGQGPEHSSARIERMMELCAEYNMYVANLTTPAQIFHAMRRQLKNEFRKPLTVFSPKSLLRHPACVSPLADFTKGGFKEIIDDNFVKAKDVKRVLFCSGKIYYELLDQQQKDKRKDVAIVRLEQIYPFPYEQYNEIKSKYSNAEELIWVQEEPENMGAWPWLVRHLRREPLDVICRLESSSPATGYSKLHVAQQLNIIANAFASKVKSSVKEGVKKETEKAIKVD, from the coding sequence ATGGATAACCTCACGTATCTTACCAACGCGCACTCTTCGTATATCGAATCGCTTTATCAACAATACAAGAACGATCCAGCTTCAGTAGATTTTAGCTGGCAGAAGTTTTTTGAAGGCTTTGAATTGGGTAAATCTGATGGCGGAGCCGAAGTGCCTGTTTCTAACGAGCACTTTGATAAAGAAATGAAGGTGTTAAACATGATTAATGGCTACCGTCAGCGTGGTCACTTATTCACAAAAACCAATCCTGTTCGCGAGCGGATGAAATTCTTTCCAGGCAAAGAACTGGAAACATTTGGGCTTAGCGATGCTGACCTGGATACAGTGTTTAACGCAGGTGCTGAAGTTGGTTTAGGTCCAACTACATTAAAAAATATTCGTCAATTGCTGGAAGAAACCTATTGCGAGTCGATAGGGGCTGAATACAAATACATCCGTAACCCTGAGAAAATGAAGTGGTTTGAGGAGCGTATGGAGAAAAGCCGCAATAAACAGCAATTTTCTGTTGATGAGAAAAAACGCATTCTTCATAAGCTGAATCAAGCTGTAGTTTTTGAGAACTTTTTGCATACCAAATTCTTAGGGCAAAAACGTTTCTCTTTAGAAGGAGCTGAAGCTGTAATTCCAGCTTTGGATTCAGTAATTGAGAAGGGTGCAGATTTAGGTATTCAAGAGTTTGTTATTGGTATGGCTCACCGCGGTCGTTTGAATGTGTTGGCCAATGTCATGAACAAAACCTATAAAAATATTTTTACTGAGTTTGAAGGTAAGAACTATGATGAAAGCGCTCCGTTTGGTGGTGATGTAAAATACCATATGGGCTTTTCTACCGATGTTCAAACTGCAGGAGGTAAAGATGTTCACTTGAGTCTTTGCCCTAACCCTTCACACTTAGAAACTGTTGATGCAGTTGTTACCGGTATTGCCCGTGCAAAAATTGACCAGAAATACAGTAACGACTACACTAAACTGGCACCGATCTTAATCCACGGTGATGCTTCTGTTGCTGGTCAAGGTATTGTATATGAGGTTTTGCAAATGGCAAAATTAGATGCCTACAAAACAGGAGGAACCATCCACTTGGTAATTAACAACCAGGTAGGATTTACCACTAATTACCGTGATGCCCGTTCAAGTACTTACTGTACTGATATTGCAAAAGTTACGCTATCTCCGGTATTCCACGTAAATGGAGATGATGTTGAGGCTGTTGTTTATGCCATCAACTTAGCGATGGAGTACCGTCAGAAATTCCATAATGATGTGTTCATCGATATTCTTTGCTACCGTCGTTACGGTCATAACGAAGGAGATGAACCTCGTTTCACGCAGCCTACCTTATACAAGGCAATTGAAAAACATCCTAACCCTCGCGAAATCTATAACGAGAAATTGATGAAGCAGGGTGAAGTTGATGCAACTCTGGCCAAAGAAATGGATAAGAGCTTCCGTAAAATGTTGCAGGAGCGATTGGATGAGGTGAAACAAGAATCCCCAGTATTTAACAAGCCTGATTTACAAGGCCCTTGGAAAGGAATGCGCTTTGCAACCCCTGAGGATTTCGTAAAATCTGTTGATACCGGAGTTGCTGAAAAGACCTTAATTGACTTGGGTAATAAAATTACGGCCCTTCCTAAAGATAAGAAGTTCATCAACAAGATAGAGAAGTTGTTTGCGGAGCGTAAGAAAATGGTCAACGAAACCAAGTCTCTTGATTGGGCAATGGGTGAGCTTTTAGCTTATGCATCATTAGTAAATGAAGGTTTCCGTGTTCGTTTTACCGGAGAAGATGTTGAACGTGGTACATTCTCCCATCGTCATGCAATTGTTAAGGTTGAGGAGTCGGATGAAGAGTATAATCCAATTCAAGCAACTGTGGCTACCGAAAATGCCCCATTCGATATTTATAACTCTCACCTTTCTGAATATGGTGTTTTAGGTTTTGAATATGGTTATGCCATGGCTTCACCTAACACTTTAACTATTTGGGAAGCTCAGTTTGGCGATTTCGTAAATGGAGCACAAATTGTTATTGACCAATACATTGCTGCTGCCGAGACTAAATGGCAACGTAGCAACGGTTTAGTAATGTTGTTGCCGCATGGTTTTGAAGGACAAGGACCTGAGCACTCATCTGCACGTATTGAGCGTATGATGGAACTTTGTGCAGAATACAACATGTATGTAGCTAATCTGACTACTCCGGCACAGATCTTCCACGCAATGCGTCGTCAGCTTAAAAATGAATTCCGTAAACCGTTAACAGTATTCTCTCCTAAGAGCTTGTTGCGTCATCCTGCGTGTGTAAGCCCACTTGCCGACTTCACTAAAGGTGGATTTAAGGAGATAATTGATGACAACTTCGTAAAAGCTAAGGATGTTAAGCGCGTGTTGTTCTGTTCAGGTAAAATTTATTACGAGTTGCTTGATCAACAGCAAAAAGATAAACGTAAAGATGTTGCAATTGTTCGTTTAGAACAGATTTATCCGTTCCCTTATGAGCAATACAATGAGATCAAATCAAAATATAGTAACGCTGAAGAATTGATCTGGGTACAGGAAGAACCTGAAAACATGGGAGCTTGGCCTTGGTTGGTGCGCCACCTTCGTCGCGAACCATTGGATGTAATTTGTCGTTTAGAATCAAGCTCACCTGCAACCGGTTATTCTAAACTACATGTTGCACAACAACTCAACATTATTGCCAATGCTTTTGCCAGTAAAGTAAAGTCCTCGGTAAAAGAAGGTGTTAAAAAAGAAACCGAAAAGGCAATCAAAGTAGACTAA
- a CDS encoding MerR family transcriptional regulator — translation MKKFSISDIECLTGIKAHTIRIWEQRYNLITPKRTCTNIRYYDDNDLKKFLNISLLLDSGMRISEVAKMSEKEICLYIEKLSECEINGCSCTIGAFCNSMLTLDETSFEQTFQSSIDALGLERTILEVIYPFLHKIGIMWQAGTINPAHEHFITHLIKQKLLTAINSLPTPDPEHSKKYMLFLPQGETHEIGLIFTNYLIKARGHHVLYLGANLPFEDLLQVATYYDPDYAVTFLISDTDFGDVNIILKKILDNLPRWPLLASGNLTVSGHIEPQDRLTVIKTVAEMIDFVDTNAEVQRLYFTC, via the coding sequence GTGAAAAAGTTCTCGATTAGTGACATAGAATGTTTGACCGGTATTAAAGCACATACCATTCGTATTTGGGAACAGCGCTACAATTTAATTACACCTAAAAGAACATGCACCAATATCAGGTATTATGATGATAATGACCTGAAAAAATTTCTGAACATCTCTTTGCTACTCGATTCAGGTATGCGAATTTCCGAAGTGGCTAAGATGTCGGAAAAAGAGATCTGTTTATACATCGAAAAACTATCAGAATGTGAAATTAACGGATGTTCCTGTACAATTGGAGCCTTCTGCAATTCAATGTTAACACTTGATGAGACTTCCTTTGAACAAACTTTTCAATCGAGTATTGATGCTTTGGGCCTTGAACGTACAATTTTGGAGGTGATTTATCCTTTCCTTCATAAGATAGGTATCATGTGGCAAGCAGGTACCATTAACCCTGCTCATGAACATTTTATTACCCATCTTATTAAGCAAAAGCTTCTAACGGCAATTAATAGCCTTCCGACTCCCGATCCCGAGCATTCAAAAAAATATATGTTGTTTTTGCCCCAAGGTGAAACACACGAGATCGGCCTTATATTCACTAATTACCTGATTAAAGCCCGGGGGCATCATGTGTTGTACTTAGGTGCTAACTTGCCTTTTGAGGATTTATTGCAAGTTGCTACCTATTACGATCCAGATTATGCGGTTACTTTCCTGATTTCAGATACCGATTTTGGAGATGTGAACATCATTCTAAAGAAAATCCTTGATAACTTACCCAGATGGCCTCTTCTGGCTTCAGGCAACCTGACTGTTAGTGGTCATATTGAGCCACAAGATCGTTTAACAGTAATAAAAACAGTTGCTGAAATGATTGACTTCGTCGATACAAATGCCGAGGTTCAACGCCTGTATTTTACCTGTTAA
- a CDS encoding TetR family transcriptional regulator C-terminal domain-containing protein, which translates to MNLREKIQSAYVDYVLSNDEQPKSVYAFTKKLKLGEEDFYSHFNSFNAIESGIWADLISQTAENVKSQDVFKHYSARERILSFFFTVVEAMKPHRSFINYSLKHAGKSFSTPTVLKKAKTEFESFVAEVLNEGIDKNEIADRKYFSKKYKDALWLQFAFVVNFWINDDSENFEKTDEAIEKGINVTLDLMSRGPIDNLLEYGKFLAQQGKEKVRFPF; encoded by the coding sequence ATGAATTTACGTGAAAAAATCCAGTCGGCTTACGTTGATTATGTGCTAAGCAATGATGAACAACCGAAATCGGTTTATGCCTTCACTAAAAAACTAAAGCTTGGTGAAGAAGATTTCTATAGCCACTTCAACTCATTTAATGCCATCGAAAGTGGCATTTGGGCTGACTTAATCTCTCAAACGGCAGAAAATGTTAAATCGCAGGATGTTTTCAAGCATTATTCTGCCCGCGAACGCATACTTTCTTTTTTCTTTACAGTAGTTGAAGCCATGAAGCCTCATCGAAGCTTTATCAACTATTCGCTTAAACATGCCGGCAAAAGTTTTTCAACCCCAACTGTTTTAAAAAAAGCCAAAACCGAGTTTGAGTCATTTGTTGCTGAGGTATTGAATGAAGGTATTGATAAAAACGAAATAGCTGACCGTAAATATTTTTCTAAAAAGTATAAAGATGCACTTTGGCTACAGTTTGCCTTTGTTGTAAACTTTTGGATCAATGATGATAGCGAAAACTTTGAGAAAACCGATGAAGCCATAGAAAAAGGCATTAATGTAACGCTTGATTTAATGAGCCGAGGCCCAATTGACAATTTGCTTGAATATGGTAAATTTTTAGCACAGCAAGGAAAAGAGAAAGTCAGGTTTCCGTTTTAA